Below is a genomic region from Sorghum bicolor cultivar BTx623 chromosome 9, Sorghum_bicolor_NCBIv3, whole genome shotgun sequence.
CAGGGCCCAACTCCATCGCACGCCCGCCGACTTCGAGCCTATCTCGTCCACACCCGCCCCGCACCACTCCCTATAAGAGAAGTCGGAAACGAGCCCAGCCCACGCTCCACGCGCACCTGCGGCTCGGCTGGCAACCAATCCAAACAACCAGCCCGCCCGCCCTCGCCGCTCGCTGCTCGCCGGCGCTTAGAGCCAAGTAGCCAACACAACACACATGGCAGCCACCGGCCACGCCGTGGTCGACATCGACTTCCCCGACGAGGCGGCCGACGCCGCAAAGCCGCCGGTCGCGCCAGTCCCCTACGTGCTCCACTTCGCCGACCTGTCCTACAGCGTGAGGACCCGCAgcaagggcggcggcggcggcctgctgccgtcgtcgtcgtcggggcACCGCCGCCTTGTGGCCTCCGCGGCCACGCCCCCGCCCCCTGCGCCGACGTCGTCCGGATCGTCGTCCAGGCGCACCAAGACGCTGCTCGACGGCGTCTCCGGCGCGGCGCGCGCGGGCGAGCTGCTCGCCGTCATGGGCGCCAGCGGGTCGGGCAAGTCCACGCTCCTGGACGCGCTGGCCGGGCGGATCGCGCGGGACAGCCTCCGCGGCGCCGTCACGCTGAACGGCGAGCCGCTCCAGGGCCGGCGGCTCCGCGCCATCTCCGCGCACGTCATGCAGGACGACCTCCTGTACGCGATGCTCACCGTGCGCGAGACGCTGCGGTTCGCCGCCGAGTTCCGCCTCCCGCGCGCGCTGTCTGCCGAGCGGAAGCGCGCGCGCGTCGACGCGCTCGTCGACCAGCTGGGCCTGTCACGCGCCGCCGACACCATCATCGGCGACGAGGGACACCGCGGGGTGTCCGGTGGGGAGCGACGGCGCGTGTCGATTgggaccgacatcatccacgacCCTATCCTGCTCTTCCTCGACGAGCCCACCTCCGGGCTCGACTCCGCCAGCGCGTTCATGGTGGTCCAGGTGCTCCGCCGCGTCGCGCAGAGCGGCAGCGTCGTCGTCATGACCATCCACCAGCCCAGCACCCGCATCCTCGGCATCCTCGACAGCCTCCTCCTGCTCTCGCGCGGACGCACCGTGTACGCCGGCACTCCCGCCGGGCTCAAGCCCTTCTTCGCCGAGTTCGGCGCGCCCGTCCCGGACAACGAGAACCCGGCCGAGTTCGCGCTCGACACCATCCGCGAGTACGAGCACCAGCCCGACGGCGCCGCGCCGATCGCCGACTTCAACGTCAAGTGGCAGCACAGCAGCAGCGCATCGTTCGCCGCCGtggacaacaacaacaacaacaagctGATGCCGCTGGAGCTGGCGATCGCCGAGAGCGTGTCTCGAGGGAAGCTGGTGGCCGGGAGCGGTGGGACGGGCGGCGGGAGCGCGGTGACGGTGCCGACGTTCGCCAACCCGCCATGGACGGAGGTGTGGGTGCTGATCAAGCGTTCCTTCACCAACACGGGGCGGATGCCggagctcttcgtgatgcggctcGGCACCATCATGGTCACCGGCTTCATCCTGGCCACCATCTTCTGGCGGCTGGACGACACACCCAAGGGCGTGCAGGAGCGGCTAGGGTTCTTCGCCATGGCCATGTCCACCATGTTCTACGTGTGCGCCGACGCGCTGCCGGTGTTCGTGCAGGAGCGTCACATCTACCTGCGCGAGACGGCGCACAACGCGTACCGCCGGATCTCGTACGTGCTGGCAAACGCCGTGGTCGCGTTCCCGCCGCTGGTGTTGCTGTCGCTGGCGTTCGCGGTCACCACGTTCTGGGCGGTGGGGCTGGCCGGCGGCGCGTCGTCGTTCCTCTTCTTCGTGCTCATCGTGCTGGCATCCTTGTGGGCGGGCAGCGGCTTCGTCACGTTCCTCTCGGCGGTGGTGCCGCACGTCATGCTGGGCTACACGGTGGTCGTCGCCATCCTCGCCTACTTCCTCCTCTTCTCCGGCTTCTTCATCACCAGGGATCGCATCCCGGACTACTGGATTTGGTTCCACTACCTGTCGCTGGTGAAGTACCCATACCAGGCCGTTCTTCAGAACGAGTTCGGCGCGGCGTCGCGCTGCTTCTCGCGCGGCGTGGAGATGTTCGACGGCACGCCGATCGGGCGCATGCCGGAGGCCATGAAGATGAAGGTGCTCGAGGCCATTAGCGCCACCCTGGGCACCAACGTCACGGCGGATACATGCGTGGTCACCGGCGCAGACGTGCTGGCGCAGCAGGCTGTCATGGACATCAGCAAGTGGAAGTGCCTGCTGGTGACTGTGGCATGGGGGTTCTTTTTCAGGGTTCTCTTTTATGTGGTCTTGCTAGTAGGGAGCAAGAACAAGAGAAAATAAGGTAGCACCCACAACAGAAACATGTAAAGTTATAGCTCGATTTGTGTAACTTGTTAGAACGTTTCCAATGGTTTTTAAATAGCTGGTCTAAAAATAATTCTATTGGCTATTTTCTGTGTTCTCAGTTTTAAATCAAATGGCGGGACATTATTCTTTTTAAACTGAAAGAGATTTTCGAAGGCAGGCGAATAAGAACTGGCTTTCTCCGTTAAAGTGTAACAGAGGCAGACGCCTCAGCGGTG
It encodes:
- the LOC8071233 gene encoding ABC transporter G family member 16: MAATGHAVVDIDFPDEAADAAKPPVAPVPYVLHFADLSYSVRTRSKGGGGGLLPSSSSGHRRLVASAATPPPPAPTSSGSSSRRTKTLLDGVSGAARAGELLAVMGASGSGKSTLLDALAGRIARDSLRGAVTLNGEPLQGRRLRAISAHVMQDDLLYAMLTVRETLRFAAEFRLPRALSAERKRARVDALVDQLGLSRAADTIIGDEGHRGVSGGERRRVSIGTDIIHDPILLFLDEPTSGLDSASAFMVVQVLRRVAQSGSVVVMTIHQPSTRILGILDSLLLLSRGRTVYAGTPAGLKPFFAEFGAPVPDNENPAEFALDTIREYEHQPDGAAPIADFNVKWQHSSSASFAAVDNNNNNKLMPLELAIAESVSRGKLVAGSGGTGGGSAVTVPTFANPPWTEVWVLIKRSFTNTGRMPELFVMRLGTIMVTGFILATIFWRLDDTPKGVQERLGFFAMAMSTMFYVCADALPVFVQERHIYLRETAHNAYRRISYVLANAVVAFPPLVLLSLAFAVTTFWAVGLAGGASSFLFFVLIVLASLWAGSGFVTFLSAVVPHVMLGYTVVVAILAYFLLFSGFFITRDRIPDYWIWFHYLSLVKYPYQAVLQNEFGAASRCFSRGVEMFDGTPIGRMPEAMKMKVLEAISATLGTNVTADTCVVTGADVLAQQAVMDISKWKCLLVTVAWGFFFRVLFYVVLLVGSKNKRK